A single region of the Streptomyces sp. AM 4-1-1 genome encodes:
- a CDS encoding bifunctional glycosyltransferase family 2 protein/CDP-glycerol:glycerophosphate glycerophosphotransferase — translation MLLSVVVPVHRVQGYLRATLESVVGQSFRAWELIVVDDRSPDGSAAIAAEFAARDPRVRVLTLPEHRGAGEARNAGAAEARGEWLLFLGGDDLLLPGALEAVARRLAGGVHAGSAAGAETGSTGTGSTGTRSTRPGDAAGRVAGQDGNAERTPGEVLADPGAARIVPNADAVVTDAAPADPGGAPVPPGADPATPDADAIEPDTNPTDPDTDRVDVLLLGHDRLDWWGDVSPGDPLPAARPRVFRRAFWTARRLRFTDGPYADVLPVHRATLLATDSGTLAALDRICVRHRIRRSGTFATTPGRHHFALLDAYDRLLAETGDDPRARAARTAHALAVLDDPGRIRPQDRAAFFRAAGLPGRYAAHRARQAARARRRRTLATLRQGRKTLRRQVMRAAYRTDLHRPLDPTLAVYGAYWNRGVACNPAAIHAKARELAPHIRGVWVVSSRHRDRMPPGVPYVIEGSRAYWRAMATATYLVNNSSFPGGFTKRPGQIYLQTHHGTPLKTMGLDQRAYPALTGSVSFERIVAHTDQWDFSLSANPHTTEVWDRVYPASYEHLNLGYPRNDVFFTDTAERTAAARDRLSIEPGRTALLYAPTHRDYRKGFVPHLDLEHLARQLGAKYVLLVRAHYFYGRSALLDAGRVIDVTGHPSVEELCLAADGLITDYSSLMFDYACLDRPIISYAPDWPAYRASRGTYFDLLSGRPGDTPGAVATTEDELLELVRGGEWRSERTAALRTAFRERFCPYDDGHAAERVVRRLFLS, via the coding sequence ATGCTCCTCAGTGTCGTTGTGCCCGTCCACCGTGTTCAGGGATATCTGCGGGCGACCCTGGAATCCGTGGTCGGCCAGTCCTTCCGCGCGTGGGAACTGATCGTCGTGGACGACCGGTCGCCGGACGGCAGCGCGGCCATCGCGGCGGAGTTCGCGGCGCGCGATCCCCGGGTGCGGGTCCTCACCCTGCCGGAACACCGGGGGGCGGGCGAGGCCCGCAACGCGGGCGCGGCCGAGGCGCGCGGCGAGTGGCTGCTCTTCCTGGGGGGCGACGATCTGCTGCTGCCGGGCGCGTTGGAGGCAGTCGCGCGACGGCTCGCGGGGGGCGTGCACGCGGGGAGCGCGGCGGGTGCGGAGACCGGGAGCACGGGGACCGGGAGCACGGGGACCAGGAGCACGAGGCCCGGAGATGCGGCCGGGCGCGTGGCGGGCCAGGACGGGAACGCCGAACGCACCCCCGGGGAGGTCCTGGCCGATCCGGGCGCGGCCCGGATCGTCCCCAACGCCGACGCGGTCGTCACCGACGCCGCCCCAGCCGATCCCGGCGGGGCCCCAGTCCCCCCCGGCGCCGACCCGGCCACCCCCGACGCCGATGCGATCGAACCCGACACCAACCCGACCGACCCCGACACCGACCGTGTAGATGTGCTGCTCCTCGGGCACGACCGGCTCGACTGGTGGGGCGACGTCTCGCCCGGTGACCCCCTCCCCGCCGCCCGGCCCCGGGTCTTCCGGCGTGCCTTCTGGACCGCCCGGCGGCTGCGCTTCACCGACGGGCCGTACGCGGACGTCCTCCCCGTCCACCGGGCGACCCTCCTCGCCACCGACTCCGGCACCCTCGCCGCCCTCGACAGGATCTGTGTGCGTCACCGGATTCGCCGCTCCGGGACCTTCGCCACCACGCCGGGCCGCCACCACTTCGCGCTCCTCGACGCGTACGACCGGCTGCTCGCCGAGACCGGTGACGATCCCCGCGCACGCGCCGCGCGCACCGCGCACGCGCTGGCCGTCCTGGACGACCCCGGCCGCATCCGGCCGCAGGACCGGGCCGCCTTCTTCCGCGCCGCCGGACTGCCCGGACGGTACGCCGCACACCGCGCCCGGCAGGCCGCCCGCGCCCGCCGCCGGCGCACCCTGGCCACGCTGCGCCAGGGGAGGAAGACCCTGCGGCGCCAGGTCATGCGGGCCGCCTACCGCACCGATCTGCACAGGCCGCTCGACCCCACGCTCGCGGTGTACGGGGCCTACTGGAACCGTGGCGTCGCCTGCAACCCGGCCGCCATCCACGCCAAGGCCCGCGAACTCGCCCCGCACATCCGAGGTGTCTGGGTGGTCTCCTCCCGCCACCGCGACCGGATGCCCCCCGGTGTCCCGTACGTCATCGAGGGCTCCCGCGCCTACTGGCGGGCCATGGCGACCGCCACGTACCTCGTCAACAACTCCAGCTTCCCCGGCGGCTTCACCAAACGCCCCGGTCAGATCTACCTCCAGACCCATCACGGCACCCCGCTCAAGACGATGGGCCTCGACCAGCGGGCCTACCCGGCGCTCACCGGTTCGGTCAGCTTCGAGAGGATCGTCGCCCACACCGACCAGTGGGACTTCAGCCTCTCCGCCAACCCGCACACCACCGAGGTCTGGGACCGGGTCTACCCGGCCTCGTACGAGCATCTGAACCTCGGCTACCCGCGCAACGACGTCTTCTTCACCGACACCGCCGAACGGACCGCCGCCGCACGCGACCGGCTCTCCATCGAGCCCGGCCGGACCGCCCTGCTGTACGCGCCCACCCACCGCGACTACCGCAAGGGCTTCGTCCCGCACCTCGACCTGGAGCACCTGGCCCGCCAACTCGGCGCCAAATACGTGCTGTTGGTGCGGGCCCACTACTTCTACGGGCGGTCGGCACTCCTCGACGCCGGACGCGTCATCGACGTCACCGGCCACCCCTCCGTCGAAGAACTCTGCCTGGCCGCCGACGGGTTGATCACCGACTACTCCTCGCTGATGTTCGACTACGCCTGCCTGGACCGGCCGATCATCAGCTACGCCCCCGACTGGCCCGCCTACCGGGCCTCGCGCGGCACCTACTTCGATCTGCTCTCCGGCCGTCCGGGCGACACCCCGGGAGCCGTCGCCACCACGGAGGACGAGCTGCTGGAGCTGGTGCGCGGGGGGGAGTGGCGGTCGGAGCGGACGGCCGCGCTGCGCACCGCGTTCCGGGAGCGGTTCTGCCCGTACGACGACGGGCACGCGGCCGAGCGGGTGGTGCGGCGGCTCTTCCTGAGCTGA